The following proteins are encoded in a genomic region of Sorangiineae bacterium MSr12523:
- a CDS encoding protein kinase, whose translation MSSFSSDSLTYRALQRIGTSLCGRYRISHLLGIGGTAAVFAGVHRNGHAVAIKVLHDKLSSDPEMDRLFRREALLANKIQHAGVVPVMDDDVTDDGSTFLVMPLLVGETVRARARRNGNRLPPEEVAVIGHSLLDILQAAHAAKIVHRDIKPENIFITREGELRMLDFGIARFFETTDASITRSGRTVGTPAFMAPEQALGRIREIDGRTDLWALGATLFTLLCGRFVHEGDSANEILVLAATTKARSIFEYAADAPVGLCKVIDRALAFDRTDRWADAATMKQALIEACEAAFGRAPSMLPPLSPKLGSTDEICDAATEPPARLALDISRRSARSPVVRSNRETPPKGSRAMWLWLGIGAVALALVGGVFEIVRQHNPDSSNSAGNEPATPLATHLAASRNAWMNANIERAKSEAMEALRIDESSAKAHIAMIGTSSFWPTTDDRSHFSAAQETRRLLTPDERDYLEAIAPAMSLPPNFSLAASRLEAIHRRRPQAIEVTIALGQNLVRTKQFEKAFALLKPLADLPDAEGIVLALFALAQAMHDDVEMARETYRRCLAKFPASSVCAWDLAELELLEGNCAAAESVAQQNLDTHPTSSAYHQLANALAALGNSTNEIRNVLERELSLQNEANRNLNRLQLEFDIALYEGRLRDALDLDMQIERIVTGVHSSNNADFQASYFATSMELKAELGMISSAQESFARYRETRHTIPYSSYGGDQENFVNSRAAGLGLIPWSDWKQMRDLNVAKQSDRAALADWNQRVWLDSFVVPARDIESAKEALDALPKYLPILHRTDRWPAYDAAIGNVFRLTGRPAEATRHFERALSSCLRFDYPMDYIRALLRFGDMLASTGNQERACSSYTKLLERWPVSSGSRSSVIAERRKKDVCSK comes from the coding sequence ATGTCGTCGTTTTCCAGCGATTCCTTGACATATCGCGCTCTCCAACGCATCGGGACGAGTCTCTGCGGGCGCTATCGCATTTCGCACTTACTTGGAATCGGTGGCACGGCGGCCGTGTTCGCAGGGGTTCATCGCAACGGACACGCGGTGGCGATCAAGGTACTGCACGACAAGCTCTCCTCGGATCCCGAGATGGATCGCCTCTTTCGGCGAGAAGCTCTGCTCGCGAACAAGATTCAGCATGCCGGTGTCGTGCCGGTGATGGACGATGACGTGACCGACGACGGCTCGACGTTTCTCGTGATGCCCCTTCTTGTGGGCGAAACCGTGCGGGCTCGTGCACGGCGGAATGGCAATAGGCTCCCGCCCGAGGAGGTTGCCGTCATAGGACACTCCCTTCTCGACATCCTGCAAGCCGCGCATGCGGCCAAGATCGTTCATCGCGATATCAAGCCAGAAAACATCTTCATCACGCGCGAAGGCGAACTCAGAATGCTCGATTTCGGCATCGCGCGTTTCTTCGAAACGACGGATGCATCGATCACCCGATCGGGTCGAACGGTGGGCACACCAGCCTTCATGGCGCCCGAGCAAGCGCTCGGGCGTATCCGCGAAATCGACGGCCGCACGGATCTGTGGGCTCTCGGTGCTACGTTATTCACCCTTCTCTGCGGCAGGTTCGTTCACGAGGGTGACTCAGCCAACGAAATCTTGGTGCTTGCCGCAACGACGAAAGCTCGTTCAATTTTCGAGTATGCAGCGGATGCCCCCGTCGGCCTTTGCAAGGTGATCGATCGCGCACTGGCTTTCGATAGAACGGATCGATGGGCCGACGCCGCAACGATGAAACAGGCGCTCATCGAAGCTTGCGAAGCCGCCTTTGGGCGGGCTCCTTCCATGCTGCCTCCCTTATCTCCAAAACTCGGATCGACCGACGAAATTTGCGATGCGGCAACGGAACCTCCCGCTCGATTGGCGTTGGATATCTCTCGCCGAAGCGCACGATCGCCCGTCGTGCGGAGCAACCGCGAGACACCACCGAAAGGGTCTCGAGCCATGTGGCTGTGGCTAGGGATAGGAGCCGTCGCCCTCGCTCTCGTCGGCGGTGTCTTCGAAATCGTCCGACAACACAATCCCGACTCATCAAACAGCGCCGGCAACGAGCCTGCAACCCCACTCGCCACACATCTTGCAGCATCCCGAAACGCTTGGATGAATGCGAACATCGAGCGTGCGAAGAGCGAAGCGATGGAGGCGCTCCGCATCGACGAATCATCGGCCAAGGCACATATTGCGATGATAGGTACTAGCTCATTCTGGCCGACTACCGATGATCGATCACATTTCAGCGCCGCTCAGGAGACTCGAAGACTCTTGACGCCAGATGAACGAGACTACCTCGAAGCGATCGCTCCTGCGATGTCCCTCCCACCGAACTTCAGCCTCGCCGCATCACGACTCGAGGCGATCCATCGGCGTCGACCACAGGCGATTGAAGTCACGATAGCGCTCGGCCAGAATCTCGTCCGCACAAAGCAATTCGAGAAAGCATTTGCCCTTTTGAAGCCCTTGGCGGATCTCCCCGATGCAGAAGGCATCGTCCTTGCGCTTTTCGCGCTTGCGCAGGCAATGCACGACGATGTCGAAATGGCGCGTGAGACGTACCGTAGGTGCCTTGCAAAATTCCCAGCTAGCTCTGTTTGCGCATGGGACCTTGCGGAGCTCGAGCTGCTCGAGGGCAACTGCGCTGCCGCCGAGAGCGTCGCACAGCAGAATTTGGACACCCATCCCACATCTTCCGCATATCATCAACTTGCTAACGCGCTCGCGGCTCTAGGAAATAGCACCAACGAGATTCGCAACGTTTTGGAGAGAGAGCTCTCGCTTCAGAATGAAGCCAACAGGAACCTCAATCGACTTCAGCTAGAGTTCGACATAGCTCTTTACGAAGGACGACTTCGTGATGCGCTCGACTTGGATATGCAGATCGAAAGGATCGTCACGGGCGTCCACAGCAGTAACAATGCAGATTTCCAGGCGAGCTATTTTGCAACGAGCATGGAGTTGAAGGCAGAGTTGGGCATGATATCATCGGCGCAGGAATCGTTTGCTCGTTATAGAGAAACGAGACATACCATTCCCTATAGTTCCTATGGCGGTGACCAGGAAAACTTCGTGAACTCTCGCGCGGCGGGGCTCGGTCTCATCCCGTGGAGCGATTGGAAGCAAATGCGCGACCTAAACGTCGCAAAACAGTCAGACCGAGCAGCTCTTGCAGATTGGAATCAGCGAGTCTGGCTGGACTCTTTTGTCGTTCCGGCGCGCGATATCGAGAGCGCGAAAGAGGCGCTCGATGCTTTACCCAAGTACTTACCTATCCTTCATCGCACTGACCGTTGGCCGGCCTACGATGCCGCGATTGGAAATGTATTCAGGCTAACCGGACGCCCGGCGGAAGCGACCCGACATTTCGAACGAGCACTCTCCAGCTGCCTGCGATTCGATTATCCGATGGACTACATTCGGGCTCTCTTACGGTTCGGCGATATGCTCGCAAGCACGGGCAATCAAGAACGCGCCTGTTCGTCCTATACGAAGCTGCTCGAGCGTTGGCCGGTGAGCAGCGGAAGTCGCTCATCAGTCATCGCTGAGCGCCGGAAAAAGGACGTTTGTTCGAAATAG
- a CDS encoding prolyl oligopeptidase family serine peptidase: MDNTRDVLFGTTVEDPYRWLEDGASPEVTRWIAEQDEFARARLAGLPERAAIAARMKELSYVESVESPVKRGNRYFWWKRGPKQEKKVFYWKEGPDGAEHVLLDPNTWSTNGNLSLVDVFVSWDGNWAAYNTSTNNNDVTTLRLIGVRTGKRSEIDTIEGTQFGPISWNVTNDGFYYRFTPKDAAVPASEQMGTAELRFHRLGNDPKHDRLVHARTGDPNAFLYGASTQDGHWLFAYISRNWSSNDAYIQDLRKPGGFTSLAVGAKAQYDLKEYRDRIYILTNEGAPHSRVFVADPARPVRAAWKEIVPERSDAALDSMEIIGGKLVLGYLKDATSRLEVHELDGTLTREISLPELGHATVSGSAEDPVAYVQFESFTHPREIFETNVRTGETKSWYRSKVPVSPERFVVEQVWYPSKDGTRIPMFLIHAKDLRKDGTAPVYLYGYGGFNVSVTPSFNASFFPWLERGGVVALPNLRGGGEFGEPWHRAGMLHSKQNVFDDFYGAAEYLIREGYTRPEKMMARGGSNGGLLVGAAITQRPDLFRVVLCEVPILDMLRFDSTPAGKLAAEEYGSPKKADDFRALFAYSPYHHVIVGKRYPSTLVLSADSDDRVDPMHARKFVAAMQARSAGGPVFLRVERNAGHLGADLVGASVERIADMEAFALSELARPMPAAH; encoded by the coding sequence GTGGACAATACCCGAGACGTTCTATTCGGAACGACGGTCGAGGACCCGTACCGATGGCTCGAAGACGGAGCTTCTCCCGAGGTCACGCGCTGGATCGCGGAGCAAGATGAATTCGCGAGAGCCAGGCTCGCCGGGCTGCCGGAGAGGGCGGCCATCGCAGCGCGGATGAAAGAGCTGTCGTACGTCGAGAGCGTCGAGTCACCTGTGAAACGAGGCAATCGGTATTTCTGGTGGAAACGCGGTCCTAAGCAGGAAAAGAAGGTGTTCTACTGGAAGGAGGGACCAGATGGCGCGGAGCACGTCCTCCTCGATCCGAACACCTGGTCAACGAATGGGAATCTGTCCCTCGTCGACGTATTCGTCTCGTGGGACGGAAACTGGGCAGCGTACAACACGTCGACGAACAACAACGACGTGACGACGTTGCGGCTGATCGGGGTGCGAACGGGCAAGCGCTCGGAAATCGACACCATCGAGGGCACTCAATTTGGCCCGATATCGTGGAATGTCACGAACGATGGATTCTACTATCGCTTCACTCCGAAGGACGCTGCGGTTCCTGCGTCCGAGCAAATGGGCACCGCCGAGTTACGCTTTCACCGACTCGGCAACGATCCCAAGCACGACCGTCTGGTTCACGCTCGTACGGGAGATCCGAATGCATTCTTGTATGGGGCCAGCACGCAAGATGGTCACTGGCTGTTCGCATACATTTCGCGCAATTGGTCGTCGAATGACGCCTATATCCAGGACCTTCGCAAACCGGGGGGCTTTACGTCGCTGGCGGTGGGCGCGAAGGCGCAATACGACCTCAAGGAATATCGCGATCGAATTTACATCTTGACCAATGAAGGAGCCCCACATTCACGCGTTTTCGTCGCTGACCCGGCGCGGCCCGTGCGCGCCGCGTGGAAGGAGATCGTGCCGGAACGGTCGGATGCGGCCCTCGATAGCATGGAGATCATCGGTGGGAAACTCGTCCTCGGCTATTTGAAGGATGCGACCAGTCGTCTCGAGGTCCACGAATTGGACGGAACGCTGACGCGCGAGATTTCGCTCCCGGAGCTCGGCCACGCTACGGTCTCGGGAAGTGCGGAGGATCCCGTCGCGTACGTTCAATTCGAGTCATTCACTCACCCGCGCGAGATCTTCGAAACCAATGTCCGTACGGGTGAGACGAAATCGTGGTACAGAAGCAAAGTTCCGGTGAGCCCCGAGCGGTTCGTCGTGGAGCAGGTTTGGTACCCGTCGAAAGACGGGACCCGCATTCCGATGTTTCTCATTCACGCGAAGGACCTAAGAAAAGACGGCACGGCCCCCGTCTATCTCTACGGATACGGTGGATTCAATGTCTCGGTCACCCCCTCGTTCAACGCCTCGTTCTTTCCGTGGCTCGAACGAGGAGGCGTCGTTGCACTGCCCAATCTGCGCGGAGGCGGCGAGTTCGGCGAGCCATGGCATCGGGCCGGTATGTTGCACAGCAAGCAGAATGTCTTCGACGATTTCTATGGGGCGGCGGAATACCTCATACGAGAGGGCTATACCCGGCCTGAAAAGATGATGGCTCGCGGCGGGTCGAATGGTGGGCTCCTCGTAGGGGCCGCCATCACGCAGCGGCCCGATCTCTTTCGCGTCGTTCTATGTGAGGTACCGATTTTGGATATGCTCCGCTTCGACTCGACGCCGGCCGGGAAACTCGCTGCTGAAGAATATGGGTCCCCGAAGAAGGCCGACGACTTCCGCGCGCTCTTCGCGTATTCGCCGTATCATCATGTCATCGTCGGCAAACGGTATCCGTCGACGCTCGTTCTCTCTGCGGACAGCGACGATCGCGTCGATCCGATGCACGCGCGCAAATTCGTGGCGGCGATGCAGGCACGCTCCGCAGGAGGGCCCGTTTTCCTCCGTGTCGAGCGAAACGCCGGACACCTCGGGGCCGACCTCGTGGGAGCATCGGTCGAACGCATCGCGGACATGGAAGCTTTTGCGCTCTCTGAACTGGCGCGGCCGATGCCTGCCGCGCATTGA
- a CDS encoding DUF6184 family natural product biosynthesis lipoprotein, which translates to MKVSLFGFAVAFAIVGCHHDDGMHSSETTTTAGSYPVTNEAAIENITAARCDRELSCNNIGAGKDYDSFAACTRELHHNARASFNAQECPHGIDDRNLTNCLSDIRNERCGNPLDTLERVTSCRKGKLCR; encoded by the coding sequence ATGAAAGTAAGTCTCTTCGGTTTTGCAGTCGCGTTCGCGATCGTGGGTTGTCACCACGATGACGGCATGCACTCGAGCGAGACCACGACGACGGCGGGGTCGTATCCGGTGACCAACGAGGCCGCCATCGAAAACATTACGGCAGCGCGGTGCGATCGGGAGCTTTCGTGCAACAACATTGGTGCCGGCAAAGATTACGACAGCTTCGCGGCGTGCACGCGTGAGCTGCACCACAATGCGCGAGCCAGCTTCAATGCGCAGGAATGCCCGCATGGCATCGACGATCGCAATCTAACGAATTGCCTGAGCGATATTCGAAACGAGCGTTGCGGCAATCCACTCGATACGCTCGAGCGGGTCACTTCTTGCCGAAAGGGCAAACTCTGTCGTTGA
- a CDS encoding acetate/propionate family kinase, translated as MMQAARKFVLAINAGSSSMKLALYEFAGRTARCVAKWNGAQDDMALDTLFARLEANGERAPAAVGHRIVHGGPHHAAPAFIDEKLLTELEDAVPFAPLHLPAALAAIEAIRKRLPGVPQIACFDTAFHTSMPEKARRFPLPRHFDEQGVRRYGFHGLSYEYIVSELGAAIPSRVVIAHLGSGASLVAVRDGRSVDTTMGLTPTGGILMGTRTGDLDPGVLLHLARQNELTIDDLQGIVDHESGLLAIGGTSDMKVLIERAPGDPRARFAIDMFGYAIRKAIGALAFALGGMDLLVFTGGIGENAPIVREIACRDLDAFGIILDKTKNEHGRGTISHDGSHCAIRVIPTDEDCIIARHAHAWVEDALHSAPT; from the coding sequence ATGATGCAAGCTGCTCGAAAATTCGTCCTTGCAATCAACGCGGGCTCGTCCTCGATGAAGCTCGCCCTTTACGAGTTTGCCGGGCGGACGGCTCGCTGCGTGGCCAAATGGAATGGTGCGCAGGATGACATGGCCCTGGATACATTGTTCGCGCGGCTCGAGGCCAACGGAGAGCGCGCGCCGGCGGCGGTCGGTCACCGCATCGTGCACGGCGGCCCGCACCACGCCGCGCCTGCCTTCATCGACGAGAAGCTCCTCACGGAGCTCGAGGACGCGGTGCCGTTTGCTCCCTTGCACCTGCCGGCTGCGCTGGCGGCGATCGAGGCAATCCGCAAGCGCCTTCCCGGCGTACCGCAGATCGCCTGCTTCGATACCGCCTTTCACACGAGCATGCCCGAGAAGGCGCGGCGCTTTCCCTTGCCACGACATTTCGACGAACAAGGAGTCCGGCGTTATGGATTCCACGGCCTTTCCTACGAGTACATCGTGTCGGAGCTCGGTGCCGCCATCCCTTCGCGCGTCGTCATCGCGCATCTGGGAAGCGGCGCCAGCCTGGTTGCCGTGCGCGATGGGCGATCCGTCGACACCACGATGGGCCTCACCCCGACGGGGGGCATTCTCATGGGAACGCGCACCGGGGATCTCGATCCTGGGGTCCTGCTCCACCTCGCGCGCCAGAACGAGCTGACGATTGACGATCTACAAGGCATCGTCGACCACGAATCGGGGCTTTTGGCCATCGGCGGCACGTCGGACATGAAGGTGCTCATCGAGCGCGCTCCGGGCGATCCTCGCGCGCGTTTCGCGATCGACATGTTCGGCTATGCCATCCGCAAAGCGATCGGCGCGCTCGCCTTTGCGCTCGGGGGCATGGACCTCCTCGTTTTCACCGGAGGAATTGGCGAAAATGCTCCCATCGTGCGCGAGATCGCTTGCCGCGATCTCGACGCATTCGGCATCATTTTGGACAAAACCAAGAACGAACATGGCCGCGGCACCATCAGCCACGACGGCAGCCATTGCGCAATCCGTGTCATCCCCACGGACGAAGACTGCATCATCGCGCGGCACGCCCATGCATGGGTCGAGGATGCGCTTCATTCTGCCCCGACGTAG
- a CDS encoding phosphoketolase family protein → MIERTLSTDEITALDAYWRAANYLTVGQIYLQDNPLLREPLRPAHIKPRLLGHWGTSPGLNLIYAHLNRIIRERDADVIYLAGPGHGGPALLANVYLEGTYSEVYPNITQNLMGLRAFFRQFSTPGGVPSHVSPPTPGSIHEGGELGYVLTHAFGAAFDNPNLLAVAVVGDGEAETGPLEGSWKGVRFLNPVHDGAVLPILHLNEYKIGGPTVLGRASDESIGRLLAGHGYDPHFVAGTDPMRVHATLARTLDACVDVIDLIQNNARTAGHATECRRWPAIVLRTPKGWTGPKEVDGKPIEGTFRAHQVPLAEVRTNPKHLAMLESWMRSYRPEWLFDQEGRLRADLAALAPKGDRRMGANPHANGGRLSVPLDLPNPRTYSIPVASPGTERHESTQRLGQLLRDTYRKNPSNFRLFCPDETNSNRLGAVFEVESRCLVERTIPTDERVSPEGRVMEVLSEHNCEGWLEGYLLTGRHGLFATYEAFALIVASMATQHAKWLDSCEELPWRVPVPSLNILLTSTCWRNDHNGFSHQGPGFMDTIISKKGTVARVYLPPDANCLLSVADHCLRSKNHVNLIIIDKQPQLQWLDLDEAREHCERGASVWQWASSVGQPDIVLACAGDIATMETLAAVAWLRARAPEMRVRVVNVVDLMSLFSPDEHPHGMTEERFVDIFTPDIDVVFAFHGYPGAVHQLLHRRTHASRFHVRGYREEGTTTTPFDMVVLNDTSRFHLVMEALRRTRHPPPGADRLIDECRAILKHHANYVREHFEDMPEIRDWVWKAA, encoded by the coding sequence ATGATCGAGCGCACGTTGTCCACCGACGAGATCACCGCTTTGGATGCCTATTGGCGAGCTGCCAATTACCTTACCGTTGGCCAAATCTATCTCCAGGACAATCCCCTATTGCGCGAGCCGCTTCGGCCCGCGCACATCAAGCCGCGGCTGCTCGGGCACTGGGGAACGTCGCCCGGGCTGAATCTCATTTATGCGCACCTCAATCGCATCATTCGCGAGCGCGATGCCGATGTGATTTACCTCGCAGGACCCGGCCACGGCGGTCCTGCGCTGCTCGCGAACGTGTATCTGGAGGGGACCTACAGCGAGGTGTATCCGAACATCACGCAGAACCTGATGGGGCTGCGCGCGTTTTTCCGCCAGTTCTCCACCCCCGGCGGTGTCCCGAGCCACGTGAGCCCGCCGACGCCGGGCTCCATTCACGAAGGCGGGGAGCTCGGGTACGTGCTGACCCACGCTTTTGGGGCTGCGTTCGACAACCCCAATCTGCTTGCGGTTGCCGTGGTGGGCGACGGCGAAGCCGAAACGGGACCCCTCGAAGGCTCGTGGAAGGGCGTGCGCTTTCTGAACCCGGTGCACGACGGTGCGGTATTGCCCATATTGCATCTGAACGAATACAAGATTGGCGGTCCGACCGTGCTGGGGCGTGCATCGGACGAGTCCATCGGCCGGCTGCTCGCTGGCCACGGCTATGATCCGCATTTCGTCGCTGGGACCGACCCCATGCGCGTGCACGCGACCCTCGCGCGAACCCTCGACGCATGCGTCGATGTGATCGATCTCATCCAAAACAATGCGCGCACGGCCGGCCACGCGACCGAGTGTCGCCGCTGGCCCGCCATCGTGCTTCGTACGCCCAAAGGCTGGACGGGCCCCAAAGAGGTGGACGGCAAGCCCATCGAAGGCACCTTTCGCGCGCACCAAGTGCCCCTCGCCGAGGTGCGCACGAACCCGAAGCACCTGGCGATGCTCGAAAGCTGGATGCGCAGTTACCGTCCCGAATGGCTCTTCGATCAGGAGGGCCGGCTTCGCGCCGATTTGGCCGCGCTCGCCCCGAAGGGCGATCGACGCATGGGGGCGAACCCGCACGCCAACGGCGGCCGCCTCAGTGTTCCGCTCGATCTTCCGAATCCGCGGACCTATTCCATTCCGGTGGCTTCCCCCGGGACCGAGCGCCACGAATCGACGCAGCGATTGGGCCAACTTCTACGCGACACGTACCGGAAGAACCCCAGCAATTTTCGTCTGTTCTGCCCCGATGAGACCAATTCGAACCGACTTGGCGCGGTGTTCGAGGTGGAGTCGCGCTGCCTCGTGGAGCGCACGATTCCAACCGATGAACGGGTATCACCCGAGGGGCGCGTCATGGAGGTTCTCAGCGAGCACAATTGCGAAGGATGGCTCGAGGGATACCTTCTTACGGGCCGCCATGGCCTCTTTGCCACGTACGAAGCGTTCGCGCTCATCGTGGCCTCGATGGCCACCCAGCACGCCAAGTGGCTGGACTCGTGCGAGGAGCTTCCTTGGAGGGTCCCCGTTCCTTCGCTGAACATCCTGCTCACGTCCACCTGCTGGCGCAATGACCACAACGGCTTCAGCCACCAGGGGCCCGGCTTCATGGATACGATCATTTCGAAAAAGGGAACGGTGGCCCGTGTGTACCTGCCGCCCGATGCCAATTGCCTCCTGTCGGTCGCGGATCATTGCTTGCGCAGCAAAAATCACGTCAACCTGATCATCATCGACAAGCAGCCGCAGCTCCAATGGCTCGATTTGGACGAAGCGCGCGAACACTGCGAGCGCGGTGCTTCGGTTTGGCAGTGGGCGAGCAGCGTCGGCCAACCCGATATCGTCCTTGCGTGCGCCGGGGACATTGCGACCATGGAAACACTGGCCGCTGTGGCCTGGTTGCGGGCGAGGGCCCCTGAAATGCGCGTGCGCGTGGTGAATGTGGTCGATTTGATGTCGCTCTTCTCACCCGACGAGCACCCGCACGGGATGACCGAGGAGCGATTCGTCGACATCTTCACCCCCGACATCGACGTCGTGTTCGCCTTCCACGGGTATCCGGGTGCCGTGCACCAGCTTCTTCACCGACGCACGCACGCCTCGCGCTTTCACGTACGGGGCTACCGCGAGGAGGGAACGACGACTACACCATTCGATATGGTCGTCTTGAACGACACCAGCCGATTCCACCTCGTCATGGAAGCGCTCCGGCGCACCCGCCACCCGCCGCCGGGAGCCGATCGTCTGATCGACGAATGCCGTGCCATTCTGAAGCATCACGCAAACTACGTTCGCGAGCACTTCGAGGACATGCCCGAAATCCGCGATTGGGTGTGGAAGGCTGCATGA
- a CDS encoding SRPBCC family protein, which produces MLEFLHPRRRRIDVRAMAVAAGSGALVASAVSSLANARSRARWSDKVTSWATRFTDVADKAARDAKHRAAGAVAEAEAVLRHEVLSDEQLVARVRSQLGRVVSNPHAIKVAACDGHVIVAGPILRAEVRPLLRSVEKTRGVRTVANQLEVHRRPGGVSALQGAGTAQRAPEHRWTPSLRALAALVGAAAIVRGGMRGSRASGLMSVALGTLLFGRALSDAPLTRWLGLGGRRRAIAFEKTMIIHAPIEQVFSYWADFRRFPAFMDHVQRVTKTGDHGSHWEVRGPLGTTIEWDAVITAFAPNEFIAWESADGAPVKHAGSVRFESIDEGRATRLDIRLGYNVAGHLGHTIASMFRVDPKTALDEDMLRFKSLLEQGKASAHGHEISRAIR; this is translated from the coding sequence ATGCTGGAATTTCTTCATCCGAGGCGTCGCCGGATCGACGTGAGGGCGATGGCCGTCGCCGCCGGCTCGGGCGCGTTGGTCGCGTCTGCCGTGAGCTCGCTCGCGAATGCGCGTTCCCGTGCACGCTGGAGCGACAAGGTCACGAGCTGGGCAACGCGCTTCACGGACGTCGCGGATAAGGCCGCACGGGACGCGAAACACCGCGCCGCCGGAGCCGTAGCGGAGGCGGAGGCTGTGCTCCGCCACGAGGTGCTCTCCGACGAGCAGCTCGTCGCGCGTGTCCGGTCACAATTGGGCAGGGTCGTCTCGAATCCGCACGCCATCAAGGTGGCGGCCTGCGACGGGCACGTCATCGTGGCAGGGCCTATTTTGCGTGCCGAGGTGCGGCCGCTCCTGCGCTCCGTCGAAAAGACGCGCGGCGTACGCACCGTGGCGAATCAGCTCGAGGTGCACCGGCGCCCCGGCGGGGTTTCCGCACTTCAAGGAGCGGGCACGGCGCAACGCGCCCCGGAGCATCGGTGGACACCGAGTTTGCGTGCGCTCGCTGCCCTCGTCGGTGCGGCGGCCATCGTGCGCGGCGGAATGCGCGGGTCGAGGGCGTCGGGGCTGATGTCCGTCGCGTTGGGGACGCTGCTCTTCGGGCGCGCGTTATCCGACGCGCCGCTTACCCGATGGCTGGGCCTCGGCGGGCGACGCCGGGCCATCGCCTTCGAAAAGACGATGATCATCCACGCCCCCATCGAACAAGTGTTCTCGTACTGGGCCGATTTTCGGCGCTTTCCCGCGTTCATGGACCACGTCCAGCGCGTGACGAAGACCGGCGACCACGGTTCGCATTGGGAGGTGCGCGGACCGCTGGGCACGACCATCGAATGGGATGCCGTCATCACGGCCTTTGCGCCGAATGAGTTCATCGCGTGGGAAAGCGCCGACGGCGCCCCCGTGAAGCATGCGGGAAGCGTTCGCTTCGAATCCATCGACGAAGGACGCGCGACCCGCCTCGACATTCGTCTCGGATACAACGTCGCCGGCCACCTGGGCCACACCATCGCGTCGATGTTCCGAGTCGATCCCAAAACCGCGCTCGACGAGGACATGCTGCGTTTCAAATCCTTGCTCGAGCAAGGTAAAGCCAGCGCCCACGGCCACGAGATCTCGCGAGCCATCCGCTGA
- a CDS encoding universal stress protein produces the protein MRGYTHILIPVDFTETTSDVIDTAIAIAEKFDAKITVMHAFFVYPFAYAGGLYVPSEDITRKAQEVLDATRNDIRLRYPNTDSVLATTDARDAILEIARTRGADLIVMGTHGRRGVSRALLGSVAEHVVRFSPIHVLTVSRRNEPKEKT, from the coding sequence GTGAGAGGGTACACACATATCCTAATTCCAGTCGACTTCACGGAAACGACGAGCGATGTCATCGATACCGCCATCGCCATTGCGGAGAAGTTCGACGCCAAAATCACCGTGATGCACGCCTTTTTCGTGTATCCCTTCGCGTATGCGGGAGGGTTGTACGTTCCCTCCGAAGACATAACGCGCAAAGCACAGGAGGTCCTCGACGCGACGAGAAATGACATTCGACTGCGCTACCCAAACACGGATAGCGTGCTCGCCACCACCGATGCGCGCGATGCCATACTTGAAATTGCCAGAACGCGCGGCGCAGACCTCATCGTCATGGGCACACACGGACGGCGCGGTGTTTCGCGGGCTCTACTCGGGAGTGTGGCCGAGCACGTCGTGCGCTTTTCCCCCATTCACGTCTTGACCGTCTCGCGGCGCAACGAACCCAAGGAAAAGACGTAG
- a CDS encoding CBS domain-containing protein: protein MTVTEIMTQNPRTVHPTDAIGDAVDALQSLNIRHLPVVDDEGSLVGILSDRDLGPVMRALTADAEVEDSVVPLSNRCVADFMTSAVISVDLDAEIEEAVDRMLYERVGAVPVVDGDSKVVGIVSYVDVLRALEHPIGLRIAEA from the coding sequence ATGACCGTAACCGAAATCATGACGCAAAATCCCAGGACGGTTCACCCCACGGATGCCATTGGCGACGCCGTGGATGCGCTCCAATCGTTGAACATTCGTCACCTTCCCGTGGTGGATGACGAGGGCAGTCTCGTCGGCATCCTGAGCGATCGCGACCTCGGGCCCGTGATGCGCGCATTGACCGCGGACGCCGAGGTCGAAGATTCCGTCGTGCCCCTTTCGAACCGCTGCGTGGCCGACTTCATGACGAGTGCGGTCATCAGCGTCGATCTCGACGCGGAGATTGAAGAGGCCGTGGATCGAATGCTTTACGAGCGCGTGGGCGCCGTGCCCGTCGTGGACGGTGACAGCAAGGTCGTAGGAATCGTCAGCTACGTGGACGTTCTGCGCGCGCTCGAACACCCCATCGGACTTCGAATCGCGGAAGCCTGA